A portion of the Eubacterium maltosivorans genome contains these proteins:
- a CDS encoding NADH-dependent [FeFe] hydrogenase, group A6, which translates to MSDVTFKINNMEITVPEGITVLEAARRHNIDIPTLCNLKDVNEIGACRMCLVEVVGAKALQAACVYPVAPGIEVLTNTPRARKARRVNLELILSNHHRECTTCIRSENCELQSLAKDLGISDIPFEGEKSGHHIDDLSPSIVRDESKCVLCKRCLAICNKVQKIGVLGAVGRGFTSQVQPVFNKSIAEVGCINCGQCIVNCPVGALKEKSDINRVWDALGDPTKTVVVQSAPAVRAALGEEFGLPMGTNVTGKLAAALRRLNFDGVFDTDFGADVTIMEEGTELINRVKNGGVLPMITSCSPGWIKMIETYYPEMIPHLSSCKSPQNMTGALLKSHYAEMNGIDPKDLVVVSVMPCTAKKYEVQRDELSVDGNQDVDISITTRELARMIKEARLDFPALPDEEFDPYYGDYSGAAVIFGATGGVMEAAVRTVADVLNDKDIQEIDYEAVRGVDGLKTAEVEVTPDMTVKVAVASGGSNIRKVMEGIKSGEFKDYHFIELMACPGGCVNGGGQPIISAKRKMEVDIRAERAKALYSEDAGKKYRKSHQNPSVIRIYDEFLGEPGGHKAHELLHTTYSQKAKV; encoded by the coding sequence ATGAGCGATGTAACATTTAAAATAAATAATATGGAAATCACCGTTCCAGAAGGGATTACGGTTTTAGAAGCAGCCAGAAGACACAATATTGATATTCCGACTTTATGTAATTTAAAGGACGTTAATGAAATTGGTGCCTGCCGTATGTGCCTGGTAGAAGTGGTCGGCGCGAAAGCGCTCCAGGCGGCCTGTGTTTATCCGGTAGCGCCTGGAATCGAAGTGCTCACCAACACACCGAGAGCCAGAAAGGCAAGACGTGTGAACCTGGAGCTGATTTTATCCAACCACCACCGCGAATGTACCACCTGTATCCGCAGCGAAAACTGTGAACTGCAGAGCCTGGCGAAAGATCTGGGCATCAGCGACATTCCTTTTGAAGGCGAAAAATCCGGCCATCACATCGACGACCTGTCACCGTCCATCGTGCGTGACGAATCCAAATGCGTGCTGTGCAAGCGCTGTCTGGCCATCTGTAATAAAGTACAGAAAATCGGCGTTCTGGGCGCTGTAGGCCGCGGCTTTACCTCCCAGGTACAGCCAGTATTCAATAAATCCATCGCAGAAGTCGGCTGTATTAACTGCGGCCAGTGCATTGTCAACTGCCCGGTTGGCGCTCTGAAAGAAAAAAGCGACATCAACAGGGTATGGGACGCTCTGGGCGATCCGACCAAAACCGTTGTGGTTCAGTCTGCGCCGGCAGTAAGAGCTGCCCTCGGCGAAGAATTTGGCCTCCCCATGGGAACCAATGTTACCGGGAAACTGGCAGCAGCCCTGAGAAGACTGAATTTTGACGGTGTTTTCGACACCGATTTCGGCGCTGACGTCACCATCATGGAAGAAGGCACCGAGCTGATCAACCGTGTGAAAAACGGCGGTGTCCTGCCCATGATCACCTCCTGCTCACCAGGATGGATCAAGATGATCGAAACCTATTATCCGGAAATGATCCCGCATCTTTCCAGCTGTAAATCACCTCAGAATATGACTGGCGCGCTCTTAAAGAGCCACTATGCCGAAATGAACGGTATTGATCCCAAGGATCTGGTCGTCGTCTCAGTAATGCCGTGTACCGCGAAAAAATACGAGGTACAGCGCGACGAGCTGAGTGTGGATGGCAATCAGGATGTGGATATCTCCATCACCACCCGCGAGCTGGCCAGAATGATCAAGGAAGCCCGTCTGGATTTCCCGGCACTGCCTGACGAAGAATTTGACCCGTATTACGGTGATTACTCCGGCGCTGCTGTTATCTTCGGCGCAACCGGCGGCGTCATGGAAGCCGCGGTCCGTACAGTGGCCGACGTCTTAAATGACAAGGATATTCAGGAAATTGACTACGAAGCCGTCCGCGGCGTCGATGGTCTTAAGACCGCAGAAGTGGAAGTAACCCCTGATATGACCGTTAAAGTAGCGGTTGCCAGCGGGGGCTCCAATATCCGTAAGGTTATGGAAGGCATTAAGAGCGGTGAATTCAAGGATTATCATTTCATCGAGCTTATGGCCTGCCCAGGCGGTTGTGTCAACGGCGGCGGACAGCCCATTATCTCCGCAAAACGGAAAATGGAAGTGGATATCCGTGCCGAGAGAGCAAAGGCCCTTTACAGTGAGGATGCCGGCAAAAAATACCGGAAATCCCACCAGAACCCCTCCGTCATCCGGATTTATGACGAATTCCTTGGTGAACCGGGCGGTCACAAAGCGCACGAGCTGCTCCATACCACCTATTCGCAGAAAGCTAAAGTCTGA
- a CDS encoding HAD family hydrolase translates to MINKKPELVIFDMDGLMFDTERLSHEAWTRTGEENGFRYTMDITRKKLGLGKKGVRALFSQYFGAGAPIEQWHRRSHEIKRELVNEQGAGIIKPGLVSLLKYLAGQGIKTAIASSSDREMIDHYLKITELPHHFDHITSGEEVEKSKPDPEIFLKTCAALGIAPGVALVLEDAYSGFAAARSGGIPVFFVEDLREPDAHIYEGADGVFKNLNEVQHFLENRRAPEYNKIKHL, encoded by the coding sequence ATGATAAATAAAAAACCAGAGCTGGTTATTTTTGATATGGATGGCCTCATGTTTGACACGGAGCGGCTGAGCCACGAGGCATGGACCCGGACTGGGGAAGAAAATGGCTTTCGCTATACCATGGACATTACAAGGAAGAAGCTGGGACTGGGTAAAAAAGGCGTGCGTGCGCTTTTTTCCCAGTATTTTGGAGCCGGCGCGCCCATTGAGCAGTGGCACCGCCGCTCCCATGAGATCAAACGGGAGCTTGTCAACGAGCAGGGCGCCGGGATCATTAAGCCGGGGCTGGTCAGCCTGTTAAAATATTTGGCTGGGCAGGGAATTAAAACCGCCATCGCGTCCTCCAGTGACCGGGAGATGATCGACCACTACCTCAAGATCACCGAACTTCCACACCATTTTGACCACATTACATCCGGTGAGGAGGTGGAAAAGAGTAAGCCGGATCCAGAAATCTTTTTAAAAACCTGCGCGGCCCTGGGCATAGCGCCTGGGGTGGCCCTGGTGCTGGAGGACGCCTATTCCGGGTTTGCGGCGGCCCGGTCAGGCGGAATCCCGGTGTTTTTTGTGGAGGATCTTCGGGAACCGGATGCTCATATCTACGAGGGAGCTGACGGCGTTTTTAAGAATCTGAACGAAGTACAGCATTTT